The proteins below are encoded in one region of Silene latifolia isolate original U9 population chromosome 2, ASM4854445v1, whole genome shotgun sequence:
- the LOC141643714 gene encoding steroid (22S)-hydroxylase-like, which yields MSILEFLLYIIPLFLGLYWIIINSFKTKKSTLNLPPGKMGLPFIGETIGLVKPYPTTTLGNFMEEHIARYGKIYKSNMFGLPTIVSADPGLNRYILQNEGTQFECCYPKSLAGIFGKWSMLVVVGDMHKEMRQIALNFMTQSRLKSIFLKEAENHTLLVLNSWKQNCSFSAQDESRKFTFNLMAKQILSLNPGDKDTELLKNKYSSFFKGIVSAPLNLPGTNYRRALKSRSTILKLIEAKMSERLEKMKKHGKESLNDDDLLGWVMKHTNLTTEQILDLILSMLFAGHETSSISISLAIFFLQDSPAVLQQLREEHLSISRAKQESNEKELNWEDYKKMEFTQCVITETLRLGNIIRYLHRKAIKDVQYKGFDIPKGWQVLPVVSAAHIDPTYFDKPSVFNPWRWLPSSTHGGGNSNGGGTPSSTMNLLPFGGGSRLCAGMELAKLEMAIFIRHLVLNFTWEFTDNDQAMAYPYVEFPKGLPIKVQRLASGI from the exons ATGTCTATCTTGGAATTTTTGTTGTACATTATTCCATTGTTTTTAGGTTTGTATTGGATAATAATCAACTCATTTAAAACAAAGAAATCCACTCTAAATCTCCCACCAGGCAAAATGGGTTTGCCTTTTATTGGTGAAACAATTGGTTTGGTGAAGCCTTACCCTACCACCACCTTAGGCAACTTCATGGAGGAGCACATTGCAAG ATATGGGAAAATCTACAAATCAAACATGTTCGGGTTACCGACAATTGTATCAGCAGATCCGGGTCTAAACCGATACATCCTACAAAATGAAGGGACACAATTTGAATGTTGTTACCCAAAAAGCCTAGCTGGAATATTTGGGAAATGGTCAATGTTAGTTGTGGTGGGAGATATGCACAAAGAAATGAGACAAATTGCTCTTAATTTCATGACCCAATCTAGACTTAAATCTATTTTTCTCAAAGAAGCTGAGAATCACACTTTACTTGTACTCAATTCTTGGAAACAAAATTGCTCTTTTTCCGCCCAGGACGAATCAAGGAAG TTTACGTTCAATTTGATGGCGAAGCAAATACTGAGTTTGAATCCAGGGGATAAAGACACAGAGTTGCTTAAAAATAAGTACAGTAGTTTCTTCAAGGGTATCGTATCAGCGCCGTTGAACTTGCCAGGGACTAATTACAGAAGGGCTCTAAAG TCAAGATCGACGATACTAAAACTGATAGAGGCGAAAATGAGTGAAAGATTAGAGAAGATGAAGAAGCATGGAAAAGAGAGTTTGAATGACGACGATTTACTTGGATGGGTGATGAAGCATACAAATCTAACAACAGAGCAAATACTTGACTTGATATTGAGCATGCTCTTTGCTGGTCATGAGACTTCGTCCATTTCCATTTCTTTAGCCATCTTTTTCCTGCAGGATTCCCCTGCTGTTCTTCAGCAATTAAgg GAGGAACACCTTTCGATTTCCAGAGCTAAACAAGAATCAAATGAAAAAGAGTTGAATTGGGAAGACTACAAGAAAATGGAATTCACTCAATGT GTTATCACTGAAACACTAAGGCTCGGTAACATAATAAGATATCTGCACAGGAAGGCGATTAAAGACGTTCAATACAAAGGTTTTGATATTCCAAAGGGATGGCAAGTGTTGCCGGTGGTTTCAGCTGCGCATATAGACCCTACATATTTTGACAAGCCTTCCGTCTTCAACCCATGGAGGTGGCTTCCGTCTTCAACCCATGGAGGTGGCAACAG TAACGGAGGAGGGACACCAAGTTCAACAATGAACCTACTGCCATTTGGAGGAGGGTCGAGGCTATGCGCAGGAATGGAGCTGGCTAAATTAGAGATGGCGATATTTATCAGACATTTGGTGCTTAACTTCACTTGGGAATTTACTGATAACGACCAAGCTATGGCTTACCCATACGTCGAGTTTCCTAAAGGCCTTCCAATCAAAGTTCAACGCCTCGCTTCTGGGATATGA
- the LOC141643713 gene encoding uncharacterized protein LOC141643713, whose translation MALSTLPLSLVLLILISFSTLSESTPQLLGKYAKKPNKLQFKYEIKYFTQQLDHFSFSDVGTFSQRFLINTQNWVGAKRKGPIFMYCGNEGDIEWFASNSGFIWEIAPRFGALLLFPEHRYYGESMPYGSKDRAYKNHTTLSYLTAEQAIADYAVLLRDLKRNLSAEASPVVLFGGSYGGMLAAWMRLKYPHMAIGALASSAPVLQFDDIVPYGTFYDIVSNDFRRESTSCFSTIKESWNALVSEGQNANGLSQLSKKFHLCKELKSITPLSDWLSSAYSYLAMVDYPYPSDFLMALPGHPIREVCRRIDNAADGSGVLDRIFAGVSVYYNYTGDVKCFDLDDDPHGMGGWQWQACTEMVMPMSSNPDTSMFPAWQFNYTYEQERCRKSYGVVPRGRWITTEFGGHDYKTTWSRSASNIIFANGLLDPWSGGSVLQNISETIVALVTEEGAHHLDLRSSTPNDPDWLMQQRASEVRLIQGWIDDYNQEKSSAFRM comes from the exons ATGGCCCTCTCAACTCTACCACTCTCACTCGTCCTCCTTATACTCATCTCCTTCTCCACACTCTCTGAGTCAACCCCccaattattgggaaaatatgccaaaaaaccaaacaaattacAGTTCAAATATGAAATTAAATACTTTACACAACAACTTGATCACTTCAGTTTCTCCGATGTGGGAACTTTTTCACAAAGGTTTCTTATAAACA CACAAAATTGGGTTGGTGCAAAACGTAAAGGACCCATCTTTATGTATTGTGGTAATGAAGGTGATATTGAATGGTTTGCTTCTAATTCCGGCTTTATTTGGGAGATTGCTCCTCGTTTTGGTGCTTTGCTTCTCTTCCCTGAA CATCGGTATTACGGAGAGTCGATGCCTTATGGAAGTAAAGACCGAGCATATAAAAATCACACCACCTTATCTTATCTCACAGCTGAGCAAGCAATTGCAGACTATGCTGTCTTGCTCAGGGATTTGAAGCGGAATTTGTCTGCTGAAGCTTCGCCTGTTGTATTATTTGGTGGATCTTATGGCGGAA TGCTAGCAGCATGGATGAGGCTCAAGTACCCACATATGGCAATTGGCGCTCTTGCTTCTTCTGCACCAGTACTTCAGTTTGATGATATTGTGCCATATGGGACTTTCTATGACATAGTGTCCAATGATTTTCGG CGTGAAAGCACTAGCTGTTTCAGCACAATAAAGGAGTCTTGGAATGCATTGGTATCTGAAGGTCAGAATGCAAATGGCCTGAGTCAGCTCTCCAAAAAGTTTCACCTTTGCAA GGAATTAAAAAGTATTACGCCTCTTTCTGATTGGTTATCGTCAGCTTATAGTTATTTGGCCATGGTAGACTACCCATATCCTTCAGATTTTCTAATGGCTTTGCCTGGACATCCTATCAGAGAG GTTTGTAGACGGATTGACAATGCTGCTGATGGTTCTGGTGTTTTAGATCGTATATTCGCCGGAGTAAGTGTTTACTACAACTACACTGGAGATGTCAAATGCTTTGACTTGGATGATGACCCTCATGGAATGGGTGGTTGGCAATGGCAG GCATGCACTGAGATGGTAATGCCAATGTCTAGTAATCCAGACACCAGCATGTTTCCAGCATGGCAATTTAACTACACTTACGAGCAAGAGCGCTGCAGGAAATCGTATGGAGTGGTTCCACGGGGAAGATGGATAACTACAGAATTTGGTGGACAC GATTATAAGACAACATGGAGTAGAAGCGCGAGTAACATTATTTTTGCAAATGGTTTACTGGATCCTTGGAGTGGTGGCAG TGTTCTTCAGAATATCTCAGAGACTATCGTTGCACTTGTTACAGAAGAAG GAGCACATCACCTAGATTTGCGATCCTCAACTCCCAACGATCCAGACTGGCTAATGCAACAAAGGGCATCTGAGGTACGGTTGATTCAAGGTTGGATAGACGATTACAATCAAGAAAAGTCATCGGCTTTCCGTATGTAA